Sequence from the Methanobrevibacter arboriphilus genome:
GCGTATATACTGGTCCATCTATAGCTTCAATATCAGGTAGATTTTTTTCATTATCAATAAGAGAAGCAGCTGATTTTTGGATAAATACTTCATCAAGAGCTAAGTCAATTCCAGAAGGTTGTACTAATTTTTTAAAATCAGGAAATAATTTTATAAGTTCTTTTTCTCCTAACATTTTTAATCACATATATTTTTATAAGGTTATTTTTTATAAGACTATTTAAAAATTTATATAAAAATAATTATGTACTTTAACAGATATAACTTTATATCATAAAATATTTAATAGCTATTAAAAATCAATCCAATCTAACAATAAAAAAAAAAAAAAAAAAATTAAGATGATTGTTAAATAAGGTTGTAAATAAAATTATTAGAAAATTATTAATATTTAATAGAATTAATAGTAGCTATTTAATAAAATAAAAATAATGGAGATAAAAGAATGCCCGTAGTAATAGTAGAATCAAATAAATTAGATGTTGATAAAAAAAGAGAGTATGTTAAAAACTTAACAAAATTAACAGCTGAAACATATGGATTACCTGAAAACACAGTAACAATCATAATAAGAGAGAACAAAGCTGAAAATATAGGGGTGGCTGGAAATTTATTAAGTGAGTTAGAGGAATAGGGATAATATAAAACTATTATCATCTATAATAAATAAATGAAAAACATTAATTTTCCCATAATTTTCTGTAGAATCCACTTCCTTCAAATTTTATTAGTCCTAAATCTCTCAAAAATTGAAGAGTTTGTCTAATTTTAGGTTTAGTATTTTGATTATTCGGATAAATTCTCTGAATTTCATTTTCAAATAAATAAACATCCTTTAATTCAAATATTTGGCCTTCAATTTGATTTAATTTTTCAAAAACTGTTTTTTTCCATCCAGATAACTTATCAACGATAAACTCTATATCTTCATTAAAAATATTATCTTCATTTTCACATGAAATCTCATATTTAGGAATATCAATTCTTTCAAAATTAGGGATATCCTTTAATATTTTTTGTATTTCGACTATATTATCCTGATTAATATTGCCTGATTGATCACTTTTACATAGCTGATCAAAATCGTTTGAAATTTGAGATATCGAATTTGGATCATTTATAAGAATACCATATTCATAATTTCTGTTTAATCCAGAGAATGTTAGATTTGCAGAAGTAATAATCGCATTAGAATTGTCAAAAACATAAAATTTAGCATGTAATGCAGAATGATTGAAAACTTGATGGTTATTGAACAAAATCTTATCTAAAGCAGAAATGTCAGAAACTTTTTTATAAAAATTTGCAATATTGAATTTCGTTAAAACATTTAAAGAAATATTACAATTTATATTATCATATATTTCATTAATTATACTTTCTTTTATGAAAGGAGAACATAATTTAATCTCATCAGTAGATTCTCGAACTAGATTCATGAAAAGATCAGCAATTGGATAATTCAAAACTTCCATAAAAACACCTTAGTTTAAAAGATTCCTAATAATAAAAATAAAAAATCAACTAAATATCTGATCTAACATCCAGTCGGGATCATATTCTTTTATATCATCATAGCCTTGACCTATTCCTAAAAATAGTATAGGTTTTCCAATAACATAGCCAATTGAAAGAGATGCTCCTCCTTTTGAATCTGCATCGGCTTTAGTTAGAATAACACCATCAATATCTATAGCATCATTAAATTTAGTAGCTTGTTCAACAGCATCATTACCAGTTAATGCATCTCCTACAAAAACAACAAGATCAGGTTTAGCTACCCTACGTATTTTTTTCATTTCATCCATAAGATTAGTATTTGTCTGCATTCTACCAGCAGTATCAATTAAAACTAG
This genomic interval carries:
- a CDS encoding phospholipase D-like domain-containing protein encodes the protein MEVLNYPIADLFMNLVRESTDEIKLCSPFIKESIINEIYDNINCNISLNVLTKFNIANFYKKVSDISALDKILFNNHQVFNHSALHAKFYVFDNSNAIITSANLTFSGLNRNYEYGILINDPNSISQISNDFDQLCKSDQSGNINQDNIVEIQKILKDIPNFERIDIPKYEISCENEDNIFNEDIEFIVDKLSGWKKTVFEKLNQIEGQIFELKDVYLFENEIQRIYPNNQNTKPKIRQTLQFLRDLGLIKFEGSGFYRKLWEN
- the dmpI gene encoding 4-oxalocrotonate tautomerase DmpI; this translates as MPVVIVESNKLDVDKKREYVKNLTKLTAETYGLPENTVTIIIRENKAENIGVAGNLLSELEE